The Rhodocytophaga rosea genome has a segment encoding these proteins:
- a CDS encoding alpha/beta hydrolase, whose amino-acid sequence MTFIMPTSRRNFIVKSSLLSGLMLSSALPTRAETNKKPVESKKETVYLWEKGSKNDLPTEESERPKLEIYLPQQAATNRRCVVVCPGGGYYGIAEDHEGKQVAELFNGHGIVAALLFYRHRTHQHPAPYADACRAMRIMRNNATTYQIDPNKIAIMGFSAGGHLASTVSTQPDLYKDPLDDLVAKVSARPDRVILGYPVISLGEFAHIGSRDNLLGKNADPALVKQLSNHLQVTAQTPPAFLFHTADDAGVPVQNSLLFAEACVRHKVPVELHVFPKGKHGVGLAQNDAHLKIWPQNLLNWLDQWA is encoded by the coding sequence ATGACTTTTATTATGCCTACTTCCAGAAGAAATTTTATAGTAAAAAGCTCTTTACTCAGCGGATTAATGCTTTCATCTGCTCTGCCAACAAGAGCTGAAACAAACAAAAAACCTGTTGAGAGTAAAAAAGAAACCGTTTACCTGTGGGAAAAAGGATCGAAGAATGATTTACCTACTGAAGAAAGTGAACGGCCTAAACTGGAAATATATTTACCTCAGCAAGCGGCAACCAACCGGAGATGTGTAGTCGTTTGTCCTGGAGGTGGGTATTACGGAATTGCAGAAGACCATGAAGGAAAGCAAGTGGCCGAACTTTTTAATGGGCATGGGATTGTAGCAGCACTATTGTTCTACCGGCATCGTACACATCAGCATCCGGCTCCTTATGCTGATGCCTGCCGGGCTATGCGGATCATGCGTAATAATGCAACTACTTACCAGATAGACCCGAATAAGATTGCGATTATGGGATTCAGTGCCGGCGGACACCTGGCCTCTACTGTAAGTACCCAGCCAGACTTATACAAAGACCCTCTGGATGATCTGGTAGCTAAAGTTTCTGCCCGCCCTGACCGGGTGATTCTGGGTTATCCGGTGATCAGTTTAGGGGAATTTGCCCATATTGGTTCCAGAGACAATCTGCTGGGTAAAAATGCTGATCCTGCCCTGGTAAAACAACTTTCGAATCATTTACAAGTAACTGCCCAAACACCGCCAGCTTTTCTTTTCCATACGGCAGACGATGCGGGTGTGCCGGTACAAAATAGTTTACTTTTCGCAGAAGCCTGCGTACGGCACAAGGTACCTGTAGAATTACATGTGTTTCCTAAAGGCAAGCATGGAGTAGGGCTGGCGCAAAACGATGCTCATTTAAAAATCTGGCCACAGAATTTATTAAACTGGTTAGACCAGTGGGCTTAA
- a CDS encoding DUF1003 domain-containing protein, translated as MATEDPLKELLESENQHVNTLNDIVLEALQEEDLITRKVMETPQEKPTVGNRISDKVAEFGGSWKFILSFSAGLVIWIFINTVVLIDKPFDPYPFILLNLILSCVAALQAPVIMMSQNRKEAKDRKRAENDYLVNLKAEVEIRNLHRKIDLLLAEDFRNLCAVQKIQIEMLEELKKRLDNPVQGKS; from the coding sequence ATGGCTACAGAAGACCCATTGAAAGAATTGCTGGAATCAGAGAACCAGCATGTAAATACCCTCAACGATATTGTACTGGAAGCCCTTCAGGAGGAAGACTTAATTACCCGGAAGGTAATGGAAACACCCCAGGAAAAGCCTACTGTAGGAAATCGTATTTCGGATAAAGTAGCTGAATTCGGAGGAAGTTGGAAGTTTATCCTTAGCTTCTCTGCCGGATTGGTTATCTGGATTTTTATCAACACGGTGGTATTAATTGATAAACCATTCGATCCCTATCCCTTTATTTTGCTCAACCTGATTTTGTCATGTGTGGCAGCCCTTCAGGCACCTGTTATTATGATGAGCCAGAACCGGAAAGAAGCCAAAGACCGGAAGCGGGCTGAAAATGATTATCTGGTGAATCTGAAAGCGGAGGTAGAAATTCGTAATCTCCATCGGAAAATAGACCTGTTACTGGCAGAAGATTTCCGCAACCTGTGCGCCGTTCAGAAAATACAGATTGAAATGCTGGAAGAACTCAAAAAAAGATTGGACAATCCGGTACAAGGCAAATCGTAG
- the nqrF gene encoding NADH:ubiquinone reductase (Na(+)-transporting) subunit F, whose translation MTSVVITSIVAFTIVILLLVFVLLYAQTKLVQSGDVTILINGEKKLVTSAGSSLLSTLSNEKIFLPSACGGGGTCAMCRCVVEEGGGDVLPTETGHLSRKEQQDHVRLACQVKVKQDMKIKVPEEIFGIKKWECEVVSNYNVATFIKEFVVRLPEGEFLTFESGGYIQIDVPAIEVDFKTMDITPDPNVDTNKDKYRPDWDKLKIWDLKMKNDEPLFRAYSMANHPAEGNIVMLNIRIATPPWDRANNKFMDVNPGVCSSYIFSRKPGDKVTISGPYGEFHINKTKREMVYIGGGAGMAPLRSHIFHLFHTEKTDRKVSYWYGGRSVRELFYTEHFRNIEKDFPNFKYNIALSEPMPEDNWTGYKGFIHQVLFENYLKTHPDPEDIEYYLCGPPMMNAAVLKMLDDLGVPPENIRFDDFGG comes from the coding sequence ATGACCTCAGTTGTAATTACATCAATAGTTGCTTTCACGATTGTAATTCTCTTACTGGTATTTGTCCTTCTGTATGCCCAAACCAAACTCGTTCAAAGTGGTGATGTAACCATCCTTATTAATGGGGAGAAAAAATTGGTTACTTCTGCAGGCTCTTCCCTGCTTTCTACGCTTTCTAATGAGAAAATCTTCTTGCCTTCAGCCTGTGGCGGTGGTGGTACCTGTGCCATGTGCCGTTGTGTGGTAGAAGAAGGGGGAGGCGATGTGCTGCCTACAGAAACCGGTCATTTATCCAGAAAAGAGCAACAAGACCATGTCCGGCTGGCTTGCCAGGTAAAGGTAAAACAGGACATGAAGATCAAGGTGCCTGAAGAAATTTTCGGTATCAAGAAATGGGAATGCGAAGTAGTTTCTAACTATAACGTAGCTACCTTTATCAAAGAATTTGTGGTACGGCTTCCGGAAGGCGAGTTCTTAACTTTTGAGTCTGGTGGTTATATTCAGATTGATGTGCCGGCGATAGAAGTGGATTTTAAAACCATGGATATCACACCTGATCCCAATGTAGATACCAATAAGGATAAATACCGTCCTGACTGGGATAAACTGAAGATCTGGGACCTGAAAATGAAAAACGACGAGCCTTTGTTCCGGGCTTATTCCATGGCTAATCATCCGGCAGAAGGTAACATTGTGATGCTCAACATCCGTATTGCTACCCCACCCTGGGACAGAGCCAATAATAAATTTATGGATGTAAATCCGGGCGTTTGTTCTTCTTATATCTTCTCCAGAAAACCAGGCGATAAAGTAACGATCTCTGGTCCCTATGGCGAATTCCATATTAATAAGACAAAGCGGGAAATGGTGTACATTGGTGGTGGAGCAGGTATGGCGCCGCTCCGGTCTCATATCTTCCATTTATTCCATACCGAAAAAACCGACCGTAAAGTATCTTACTGGTATGGCGGACGTTCGGTAAGAGAATTATTCTATACAGAGCATTTCCGGAACATAGAAAAAGATTTCCCGAATTTCAAATACAACATTGCCTTGTCGGAACCTATGCCAGAAGATAACTGGACTGGTTACAAAGGATTTATCCACCAGGTATTATTTGAAAACTACCTCAAAACCCATCCGGACCCTGAGGATATTGAATATTACCTTTGCGGGCCGCCTATGATGAACGCTGCCGTACTCAAAATGCTCGATGATTTGGGTGTTCCCCCAGAAAATATCCGTTTCGATGACTTCGGAGGTTAA
- the bioA gene encoding adenosylmethionine--8-amino-7-oxononanoate transaminase, whose amino-acid sequence MLLPSTQAKTLKERDQQAIWHPFTPLPDADQVISLTKAEGVYLYTSDGRKILDAISSWWVNLHGHSHPHIAEAVYKQATTLEHVIFAGFTHEPAVQLAERLLDTLPSNQDKIFYSDNGSTAVEVALKMAFQYWYNQGISKKKVIALNGSYHGDTFGAMSVGDRSPFTAPFNPYLFEVAFVDFPACQKQDCCGGNSGETSVCPSVNEVIHSFTALAESGEVAAFIYEPLIQGASGMRMYAPEILDTMLSVARKHNILCIADEVMTGFGRTGRLFASEYCRELPDIMCLSKGLTGGTMALGVTSCTAEVMQPYHSDDLMKTFFHGHSFTANPLACAAANASLDLLLTEDCQANMRRIAAKHEKFMEQITAHPAVEAMRCKGVILAIEVKTGTETSYFNEVRNSLYTYFMERNLLLRPLGNVVYILPPYVITNDELDTIYAAIYELLEKVR is encoded by the coding sequence ATGCTTTTACCTTCTACCCAAGCGAAAACCTTAAAAGAAAGAGACCAGCAAGCCATCTGGCACCCGTTTACTCCTTTACCAGATGCTGATCAGGTTATCAGCCTGACCAAAGCGGAAGGTGTATACCTGTACACATCTGACGGCAGAAAGATACTCGATGCCATTTCCTCCTGGTGGGTAAACCTGCACGGGCATTCTCATCCGCATATTGCCGAAGCTGTTTACAAACAAGCTACTACGCTCGAACATGTCATCTTTGCTGGCTTCACCCATGAGCCAGCTGTTCAACTGGCCGAACGGCTCCTTGACACTCTACCTAGCAACCAGGATAAGATATTTTACTCTGATAATGGCAGTACAGCCGTAGAAGTGGCACTTAAGATGGCATTTCAATACTGGTATAACCAGGGAATTTCAAAAAAGAAAGTGATTGCCCTCAATGGTTCTTACCATGGAGATACCTTCGGAGCTATGTCTGTGGGTGACCGTAGTCCCTTTACAGCTCCATTTAATCCCTACCTGTTTGAAGTAGCCTTTGTTGATTTTCCGGCCTGCCAAAAGCAAGACTGCTGTGGAGGAAACTCTGGTGAAACATCCGTTTGTCCATCTGTAAACGAGGTGATTCATTCCTTTACCGCCTTAGCGGAAAGTGGAGAAGTAGCTGCGTTTATATATGAGCCTTTAATTCAAGGCGCTTCCGGTATGCGTATGTATGCGCCGGAGATACTTGATACGATGCTGAGCGTCGCCAGAAAACATAATATCCTCTGTATTGCCGATGAAGTAATGACCGGTTTTGGCAGAACCGGCCGTTTGTTCGCTTCTGAGTATTGTCGGGAACTGCCAGACATTATGTGCTTATCCAAAGGCTTAACCGGAGGCACGATGGCTTTGGGTGTAACCTCCTGCACGGCTGAGGTGATGCAACCCTATCACTCCGACGATCTGATGAAAACTTTTTTTCATGGACACTCTTTTACAGCCAACCCCTTAGCCTGTGCTGCCGCCAACGCAAGCTTAGATTTACTGCTTACAGAAGATTGCCAGGCCAACATGCGCCGCATTGCTGCCAAGCATGAGAAGTTTATGGAACAAATAACTGCTCATCCGGCTGTGGAAGCCATGCGTTGCAAAGGCGTTATCCTCGCGATTGAAGTGAAAACCGGCACAGAAACTTCTTACTTCAATGAAGTGCGTAATAGTTTATATACTTATTTTATGGAGAGAAACTTGCTGCTTCGTCCGCTTGGAAATGTAGTGTATATCTTGCCGCCGTATGTAATCACAAATGATGAGCTGGATACAATCTATGCAGCGATTTATGAGTTATTAGAAAAAGTGCGATGA
- a CDS encoding complex I subunit 1/NuoH family protein, with translation MTSAIIAFFLFLTFILLYVILAVYAERKVSAFIQDRLGPMEVGYYGLLQTVADLVKLLQKEDIIPANADRRLFMLAPLLIFTSVFAGFAVLPLTPDIMGSGATVGVFYLLAIISIDIIGLLMAGWSSYNKYSLLGAMRSVAQIISYEVPVGLMVLCVVMLCQTLDLQEISYQQGIWMNTYQSVHISYINETNYLFGLKATGIEITQVGGILTWNIFRMPLFFIAYIIFFIATLAECNRAPFDIPEAESELVGGFHTEYSGFRFAILFLSEYAMMMLVSLLGAVLFLGSWNTPFPNIGAFKLAEWTSGAPGTIYGNISGAFWLVSKAFIAIFVQMWVRWTYPRLRVDQLMYLCWKVLTPASLLLLLLTGIWRLLM, from the coding sequence ATGACTTCTGCTATTATTGCCTTTTTCCTGTTCCTGACTTTTATATTGCTTTATGTGATACTGGCTGTGTATGCCGAACGTAAAGTATCTGCCTTTATTCAGGATAGACTGGGACCAATGGAAGTAGGTTATTACGGCTTATTACAAACAGTAGCCGACCTTGTAAAGCTCTTACAGAAAGAAGATATTATTCCGGCCAATGCTGACAGGCGATTATTTATGCTGGCTCCCCTGCTCATCTTTACATCAGTGTTTGCCGGGTTTGCCGTTCTTCCACTTACGCCGGATATTATGGGTTCGGGTGCCACAGTTGGCGTTTTCTACCTGCTGGCCATTATTTCGATTGATATCATTGGTTTACTGATGGCTGGATGGAGCTCTTATAACAAATATTCACTGCTTGGCGCGATGAGGTCTGTCGCACAAATCATATCTTATGAGGTTCCGGTCGGGCTGATGGTGCTTTGTGTGGTGATGCTATGCCAGACATTGGACCTTCAGGAGATCAGTTACCAGCAGGGAATATGGATGAATACCTATCAAAGCGTTCATATTTCTTATATCAATGAAACAAATTATCTGTTTGGCTTAAAAGCTACTGGTATTGAAATTACGCAGGTGGGTGGTATTCTTACCTGGAATATTTTTCGGATGCCCCTGTTTTTTATTGCTTATATTATTTTCTTCATAGCTACTTTGGCTGAATGTAACCGGGCTCCCTTTGATATTCCTGAAGCTGAATCAGAGCTGGTGGGCGGCTTTCACACAGAGTATTCAGGTTTCCGCTTTGCCATTTTATTCTTGTCGGAATATGCCATGATGATGCTGGTAAGTTTACTGGGCGCTGTGCTTTTTCTGGGAAGCTGGAACACCCCTTTTCCCAACATCGGAGCTTTTAAATTAGCCGAATGGACCAGTGGTGCTCCTGGAACAATATATGGAAACATTTCAGGTGCTTTCTGGCTGGTTAGCAAAGCGTTTATAGCGATCTTTGTTCAGATGTGGGTCCGCTGGACATACCCCCGCCTCCGTGTTGATCAGCTTATGTATCTCTGCTGGAAAGTACTTACCCCTGCTTCCCTCCTGTTGCTGCTCTTAACTGGTATCTGGCGTTTGCTGATGTAA
- the yidD gene encoding membrane protein insertion efficiency factor YidD: MFSKAFVLFIRFYQYAISPFLPGACRYTPTCSQYSIDAIKKYGPWKGMWLGLKRIGRCHPWGGSGYDPVK; encoded by the coding sequence ATGTTTTCAAAAGCATTTGTTTTATTCATCCGGTTTTATCAATACGCTATATCGCCGTTTTTACCCGGTGCCTGCCGCTACACACCAACCTGTTCGCAGTACAGCATAGATGCCATTAAAAAATATGGTCCCTGGAAAGGAATGTGGTTAGGCTTAAAAAGAATCGGCCGTTGTCATCCCTGGGGAGGAAGCGGGTATGATCCGGTAAAGTGA
- a CDS encoding radical SAM protein yields MRLIHHPVLCNYYVTYRCNASCNFCDIWEKPSPYVTIETVTQNLNDLKKLGVKVIDFTGGEPLLHRQIDQLLALAKERKFITTLTTNGLLYPKYAQRLKGKVDMLHFSLDSPEKEEHDSGRGVACFDQVMESIQIARSLGERPDILFTVFEHNVHQIEKVWGNICLPNGLVLILNPVFEYKGVETGKSLSAQTLETLLYWSKQKQVYLNEAFISLRQDGGNHIANPVCKAASSTIVISPENKLLLPCYHLGIDQIAIDGNLFDLYHSESVQKLIALEGRLPACEGCVINCYMQPSFAVEMNKYFWKALPSTLKYNYLKGTWKQLF; encoded by the coding sequence ATGCGTTTAATTCACCATCCAGTCCTTTGCAATTATTATGTAACCTACCGTTGTAATGCCAGTTGTAATTTCTGCGATATCTGGGAAAAGCCGTCTCCCTATGTAACTATAGAAACTGTAACCCAAAACCTGAATGATCTGAAGAAATTAGGAGTAAAAGTAATAGACTTTACCGGAGGCGAACCCCTGCTGCACCGGCAAATAGATCAGCTGCTGGCTCTGGCGAAAGAAAGAAAATTTATCACAACTCTCACGACCAATGGTTTACTCTATCCAAAATATGCGCAAAGATTAAAAGGCAAGGTAGATATGCTGCACTTTTCACTCGACTCGCCAGAGAAAGAAGAACATGATTCTGGAAGGGGAGTAGCCTGTTTCGATCAGGTGATGGAATCTATCCAGATTGCCAGATCATTGGGTGAAAGGCCGGATATTTTGTTTACAGTTTTTGAACATAATGTACATCAGATAGAGAAAGTATGGGGAAATATATGTTTGCCCAATGGGCTTGTATTAATATTGAATCCGGTATTTGAATATAAAGGGGTAGAAACAGGTAAAAGTTTATCTGCTCAAACGTTAGAAACATTGCTTTACTGGAGTAAACAGAAACAAGTGTATCTAAATGAAGCCTTTATTTCTCTCCGCCAGGATGGAGGCAATCATATTGCAAATCCTGTGTGCAAGGCCGCAAGCAGTACCATTGTGATTTCTCCCGAAAATAAACTATTACTCCCTTGCTATCACCTTGGTATAGACCAAATTGCTATTGATGGAAATCTCTTCGATTTATATCACTCTGAAAGCGTACAAAAACTAATTGCTTTGGAAGGCAGGCTGCCAGCTTGCGAAGGGTGTGTTATTAATTGCTATATGCAGCCGTCATTTGCTGTAGAAATGAATAAATACTTTTGGAAGGCTTTGCCGAGTACGCTAAAATACAATTATTTAAAAGGAACCTGGAAACAATTATTTTAG
- the accD gene encoding acetyl-CoA carboxylase, carboxyltransferase subunit beta has product MSWFTRKEKGINTPTELKKETPDGLWHKCSNCKKVMHTREHKANAYTCIHCNYHEKIGSDEYFELLFDGNTFTELDADMSSSDPLQFVDSKPYLSRIAATQKKTDKKDAVRTAYGPVNGLEIVVGCMDFDFIGGSMGSVVGEKIARAIDHALANKIPFLMISRTGGARMMEAGFSLMQMAKTSAKLALLAEAKIPYVSLLTDPTTGGVTASYAMLGDFNISEPGALIGFAGPRVIRETIGKDLPKDFQSAEFVLEHGFLDFIVDRKELKTRLTSLFTMLK; this is encoded by the coding sequence ATGTCTTGGTTTACCAGAAAAGAAAAAGGAATTAATACGCCAACCGAGCTGAAAAAAGAAACACCGGATGGATTATGGCATAAGTGTTCCAACTGCAAAAAAGTAATGCACACCAGAGAGCATAAAGCCAATGCATATACTTGCATCCACTGTAATTATCATGAAAAAATAGGTTCTGACGAATATTTTGAATTACTTTTTGATGGAAATACCTTTACTGAACTTGATGCAGATATGAGTTCTTCTGACCCGCTTCAGTTTGTAGACTCAAAGCCTTATTTAAGCCGGATTGCGGCCACCCAGAAAAAAACCGATAAAAAAGATGCGGTACGAACAGCTTACGGCCCAGTAAATGGATTGGAAATAGTAGTAGGGTGTATGGATTTTGATTTTATTGGCGGCTCCATGGGTTCGGTAGTGGGAGAAAAAATTGCCCGGGCGATTGACCATGCCTTAGCTAACAAGATTCCTTTTCTGATGATCTCCCGTACCGGAGGTGCCAGAATGATGGAAGCCGGATTTTCATTGATGCAAATGGCTAAAACGTCTGCTAAACTGGCATTACTGGCAGAAGCGAAGATTCCCTATGTGTCTCTCTTAACTGACCCGACTACGGGCGGTGTTACTGCTTCCTATGCCATGCTTGGTGATTTTAATATTTCGGAACCTGGGGCACTCATTGGATTTGCTGGCCCTAGGGTAATCAGGGAAACTATTGGGAAAGACCTGCCAAAAGATTTCCAGAGTGCCGAATTTGTATTAGAACACGGCTTTCTGGATTTTATCGTAGATAGGAAAGAATTGAAAACCAGACTGACCTCATTATTTACCATGTTAAAATAA
- a CDS encoding glucuronyl esterase domain-containing protein: MKLSTLLKMALYTLGINFCFLPASAQMPANYDEDKIKPYQLPDPLRMENGKTVTSSKQWEKQRIAILNLFKTHVYGAMPGKVAGLTFRTLSVDSMALDGKAIRKQIAVIFGKDANSPKMEVLLYLPVEAKSPVPVFAGLNFYGNQTVHTDPGINLPTGWIANGPTGVENNIANVASRGFQTERWQLEELISRGYGLATAYYGDLEPDHAEGWKTGIRTTLAKSLGLQAQEWSAIGAWAWGLSRMMDYLETEPLVNARQVALTGHSRLGKAALWAAANDTRFAIVISNNSGEGGAALARRNYGETVEVINTSFPHWFVAKFKEYNKDPNQLPVDQHMLLALMAPRPLYVASAVEDQWADPKGEFLGAKHAEPVYQLFNKKGLGVVQMPDVNQPVGDVVAYHIRSGKHDINAYDWQQYLNFADRHFNNPAK, from the coding sequence ATGAAACTGTCTACTTTACTTAAAATGGCTTTATATACGCTGGGAATCAATTTTTGCTTTCTTCCGGCTTCTGCACAAATGCCTGCTAATTATGATGAAGATAAAATAAAACCCTACCAGTTGCCCGATCCCTTACGGATGGAGAATGGAAAAACCGTTACCAGTTCCAAACAATGGGAAAAGCAACGGATTGCTATCCTGAATTTATTTAAAACACATGTATATGGAGCGATGCCGGGAAAAGTTGCTGGACTAACCTTCCGCACGCTTTCCGTAGATTCAATGGCTTTAGATGGCAAAGCCATTCGCAAGCAGATTGCAGTTATTTTTGGCAAAGACGCTAATTCCCCTAAAATGGAAGTTTTATTATATCTTCCTGTAGAAGCAAAATCACCGGTTCCGGTTTTTGCCGGACTTAATTTCTACGGAAATCAAACCGTTCATACAGACCCGGGAATTAATTTACCTACAGGATGGATAGCTAACGGTCCAACCGGTGTAGAAAACAATATAGCCAATGTTGCTTCCCGTGGGTTCCAGACGGAAAGATGGCAACTGGAAGAACTGATTTCACGTGGCTATGGGCTTGCCACTGCCTATTATGGAGACCTTGAGCCTGACCATGCAGAGGGATGGAAAACTGGTATCCGTACTACGCTTGCCAAATCGCTTGGCCTGCAAGCTCAGGAATGGAGCGCCATTGGTGCCTGGGCCTGGGGATTGAGTAGGATGATGGATTACTTAGAAACAGAACCTTTGGTGAATGCCAGACAAGTAGCACTCACCGGACACTCCCGCTTAGGTAAAGCCGCATTATGGGCTGCCGCCAATGATACCCGTTTTGCTATCGTTATCTCTAATAACTCTGGGGAAGGTGGCGCTGCTCTGGCACGTAGGAATTATGGAGAAACAGTGGAAGTAATCAATACCAGTTTTCCGCACTGGTTTGTTGCCAAATTTAAAGAATATAACAAAGATCCTAATCAACTTCCGGTCGATCAGCACATGCTCTTGGCCTTAATGGCTCCCAGACCATTGTATGTTGCCAGTGCTGTTGAAGATCAGTGGGCCGATCCCAAAGGCGAATTCCTCGGAGCCAAACATGCAGAGCCTGTTTATCAACTGTTCAATAAAAAAGGCCTTGGAGTTGTTCAGATGCCAGATGTTAATCAACCAGTTGGAGATGTGGTTGCTTATCATATCCGTTCTGGAAAACATGACATTAATGCCTACGACTGGCAACAATATTTAAATTTTGCTGACCGGCATTTTAACAATCCTGCTAAGTAG
- a CDS encoding tetratricopeptide repeat protein, which produces MYKNLKQSFLLVLFIFLFACNSSDRDDATLRFFQRGNVELRKREYREAIRLYTEAIETDSAFADAFNNRGIARFNLADYKGAIADYTHALKIAPSYTDAYYNRSNAYFEQGDYKAGLEDINRVVEIYKDTAKVYLSRATIKIQLNDYAGAASDFDRTLTLDSANVEAYVNRGFLKYNLKEYVAAETDFQKAIELDNRQDFAYNNLGLLQARTGNYTRALTLLNEAISLNPQQPYYLNNRGFVKLKLGQPEEGLADIEASLRLDNKNGWAYRNRGVYYLNAGQTQQALKDFQTATRLTYNIELIHYYLGLAYERTGDKKKACEEWTLSLQLGESESDELLKSRCG; this is translated from the coding sequence ATGTATAAAAATCTGAAACAAAGTTTTTTACTTGTACTATTTATTTTCCTATTTGCCTGCAATTCCTCGGACCGGGATGATGCTACCTTACGTTTTTTTCAACGGGGCAATGTGGAGTTGCGTAAGCGTGAATACAGGGAAGCTATTCGGTTATATACTGAAGCTATTGAAACGGACAGTGCTTTTGCAGATGCCTTTAACAACCGGGGAATTGCCAGATTTAACCTTGCCGACTATAAGGGTGCTATTGCCGATTATACCCATGCTTTAAAAATTGCTCCTTCCTATACAGATGCCTATTATAACCGTTCCAACGCTTATTTTGAACAGGGAGATTATAAGGCTGGCCTGGAAGATATAAACAGGGTAGTGGAAATTTATAAAGATACAGCTAAAGTTTATCTGAGCCGTGCTACCATAAAAATTCAATTAAATGACTATGCCGGAGCGGCCAGTGATTTTGACCGTACCCTTACCCTTGATTCTGCTAATGTGGAAGCATATGTAAACCGGGGCTTTCTCAAATATAATTTAAAAGAATATGTAGCTGCTGAAACTGATTTTCAGAAAGCCATAGAGCTGGATAACCGCCAGGATTTTGCTTACAACAATTTAGGTTTATTACAGGCACGTACCGGGAATTATACCAGAGCACTTACACTGCTCAATGAAGCTATTTCGTTAAATCCACAACAACCCTATTATCTCAATAACCGGGGCTTTGTTAAATTAAAATTAGGGCAACCGGAAGAAGGTCTGGCTGATATTGAAGCTTCGTTGCGCCTGGACAATAAAAATGGATGGGCGTACCGCAACCGGGGTGTTTATTACCTGAATGCTGGGCAAACGCAACAAGCACTGAAAGATTTTCAAACGGCAACCAGGTTGACCTATAATATAGAACTGATTCATTACTATCTGGGTCTGGCCTATGAGAGAACCGGCGATAAAAAGAAAGCCTGTGAAGAATGGACGCTTTCCCTACAGTTGGGCGAAAGTGAATCTGACGAACTGCTGAAATCGAGATGTGGATAG
- a CDS encoding tetratricopeptide repeat protein: MAPKKEFPEDNIRPLYPDSSGLEPGITEGPLPFILQQSKSMSAMVCLFIIAGIALLMFTKFDYTKGLVQHYSEYEDFSAVLPESAAEKFAQAGTALAYRTDHKEYLQPLYALIKDNPEKDSLHYYLGVAYFQLEDPVNAARSFRKVLRQPASKLIFKSEYWLGLSFWQGENIQEAKSIFEKISRQPRHPYREKAASILKEQDFL, translated from the coding sequence ATGGCACCTAAAAAGGAATTTCCAGAAGACAACATCCGGCCGCTCTATCCTGATTCTTCTGGTTTAGAACCAGGCATCACAGAAGGACCCTTGCCTTTTATTCTGCAACAGTCAAAATCAATGTCAGCAATGGTATGCCTGTTTATTATAGCAGGTATTGCCCTGTTGATGTTCACAAAATTCGATTATACTAAAGGGCTTGTACAACATTATAGTGAGTATGAAGATTTTTCTGCTGTGTTGCCTGAATCAGCGGCTGAAAAATTTGCCCAGGCTGGTACAGCCCTTGCCTATAGAACTGATCACAAAGAGTACCTTCAGCCCTTGTATGCATTAATCAAAGATAATCCTGAAAAAGATTCCCTGCATTATTATCTGGGGGTGGCATATTTCCAGTTGGAAGACCCAGTTAATGCAGCCCGCAGCTTCCGGAAAGTATTGCGTCAGCCAGCTAGCAAGCTTATATTTAAATCGGAATACTGGCTAGGCTTATCCTTCTGGCAAGGCGAAAATATACAGGAAGCCAAATCTATATTTGAAAAAATAAGCCGCCAACCCAGACATCCTTACCGGGAAAAGGCTGCCAGCATCCTTAAAGAACAAGATTTTTTATAA